ACATATTAACTAATCGATTACGATAAACTAGATCGGATTTTATAGTTTTTCTCTTATGCAGCACCTGACATCACATGGGCATGAAGGATGTTAAATAATTAGCCAGAACATGAGGAATCAGATTCAAAATGCATATGTAGACAAAACTTGAACATTTTACAAGTATAACCAGAAAAATGCATTTtacaatttaagaaaaaaaattcagaGACTCTATCTGTGGTTTGTCCACCATAGTTGTTTTTTAGCCAACATATCACTTGGTAATGCATAGAGTGACACTAACTTGTTAGATAAAATGGGATAAGAGTAAGACCAAAACAACCAGCACAATAAACATCCGGTCAAGCATTCCCCCTTCCAGTAAAGGGTTGCAGAAAAATCTATCAAGAAAATACAAGAATCATACTACTAAACCGACGTCTACAGCTGGTGCCAAATTTCTAGAGAACCCAAATTCACACAAGAAAATGATTGCCATGGGACCTGAAAAAGTAAGTTGTGGTAGGAGTCTCTACCTCTTAGGTCATAGGCTAAACTCAAGCAACAAGCAATCACagaataacaaaaaagaaaaagaaataagtaCAAGTCTTTGAAAAGAATTGCACAGGAACTATATGCCagatgtaaaagggaagtttcacTAAGTAGAAAAGATCACCTTATCAAGAGTAAGTGCAATATTCTGAAGTCTTGCATTATAGACACCCTCAGCCTGACACATCCAAGAAAAAATTTGTGATTAGAGCAGATCAGACACAAATAAACGAGAGCATGAAAATTGGAGCTCAGCATGCACCTGAACCTCTGCATCATTCTTCTCGACCTCAAGACATATGTCTGAAAAGAATTTCCTCTTCTCCTCCAAATTATGCCTTAGAATTTCATCAGGCAGTTTTGTTCTCTCAAAATTAATAAACCTCACCTTCATTGATTGGAAAAATGAACATAAGACTAAAGACCAATTAGATATTGTgagaagcaatatgaaaaacatacAGCAAAAGTAACTACCAGATGAGCGGAGTAAGCAACGAGCCAATCAGGCAACCCAGCTAACAGACAAGTGCCCAGACCAGCCCTTCCTAGGTCAATATAATCATCTTGTGAAACAAAATTGGCTTCACAAGCCTCTAGTATTAGTTTATGACGGTCCAGTACTCCATGGCAATCCTTCAACACCTGATGCATGTACCCGGTCAGTGCAATCTCTTGCTTTCAGAAAAGATGATAGCCAATATTAATCAATGGAGCAGTTTCACTCAATAAATTGTTAAAATATTAATACGATTTTAGATGTATCAATAATTTTGCAACCAATGTTAATCAAGACATATATGCTGTATAACTATAAGTTCACTCACCCAAAGACTCGACCTCCAAACGATTGAATGCTTTCGTAAAACATAAGCATGTATTCAGTGGAAAAATGTACATCTTAGTTGGTTAAAACATATTTATCAGGAGTAGATGAAAGCACATGCAAGACAAATACTACAAAGGAAGTGAAGAATGAGGTAGGAGACTACACTACAAAAGTTAAGGGTTAAAGGCATGACAAATCTCTCGAGTGAAGAAAGACGATGACCATGGTTATCAAGCCATAAAAAGAGTGAAATTTGAGGGAGTTAGAAAATAGTATAAGGATGATGTTGACTAGAAGCCAAATGGCATATTTAAGAGGGGAAATAAACATAATCAAGGTCACACAACCcttaatcaaaatattaattaacaCTTCATTAAAAAACCTCTTACAATAGACTAACTAGAATCCCTTATATAGGGTTCCAAGGAACCTGTTCACAGAAAAGAAATATACACCATATGTACTACAATTTGATTCTTCCTCTCTATCCGATCTATCTTCTTGTTGAAATCTTCTTTCCTTGATCAAACCTGGGCTGATTTCAGTACGACAAAAAATTGCAAACAGTTGGCAATCCTCTAGAAGTTTAATTCCATTAGTTCTCCAGAAAATCTGTAATTCAAAGTGATATATGACAATTTGAAAAATAGAAATTTGGCCAAGAACTCCACATAGACTTAAATATGAACCCAGAACTGACTCAAACCTGGAACTGAGCTATAGATGTTGACTAGAACTAAACCCAAACCATCACAACCTCAAACCAAGTCAAATCAGTCCAGGTTCATTGTATCTGGACACCTACCATAGATCAACAAAAAAATCATTCTGGATTCCAGGACAACAAAAAAATAGTAAACCAAGACTTTGACTCGCTAAATAAAATCTATAAACCAGAATTGCTCTAAAAACTATGGTTGTAAAACTAGTATATTCACAGCTTTTCTGGCCAGATTCAGTAACTGAAAAAGTGCCATGACTACATACTAATAAATAGAAAgagaagatatgtatgtgaatggtAAAAGAGGaacatttaaatatatttaacagCAGGACACACTCTACCACACATACCTTCTCAAATGCTCCTTCTCCAGAAAGATTCAGATAGCTGCCTCTGCAAACTTGACTACCACATAAGCAAACTGATGCTTCATATTCTTCCTTACTCTGCACCaaaaaaatagatataaataAATGACATCCCATCTAGTTGAAGAGGATAAAATCTCTCCAGCATGATGCCAACCTCTGTCACAGAGTTGTAATCAAAAGTGATTTCTTCACCATAACCAATTGGTAGTAGAGAATATATTCCTATCTGGTATTGACCATCCACAGCGGTGACTCTGCtccaaatagaaattgaagataacATTACTACAAGAATATGAATGTTCAGAGAAAAACTATATACACATAACTGAAACTGGTTTAAACAGAATGGAGTAATGAAATAATCCTATTAAAATCTCCATTTGGCCCCTCTAGTCAACCAACTCCAACAATGTGTAACATCAAGTAGTTGAATTTGTAATGGACTGAAAGGTGCCTAGAGAAAGGCACACATACAGCTCAAATACATTGGAGATGTATAACTCAGAAAGTTCTGTCAGCAATATGCTATCTTAATAACTACCAGTTCCTCAAACTATAAATTACATGTCATCATCTAAATTCCTGTATTGTCAATAAAAAAACTGcttaataaagataaaaaaaaaaactgcagTTCAATTGCCCATCAGAACATGTTCAATCGTAAAATCTAGTTAGGgatatttatatcaattttctttttaaatgaaagcTACTAAAACAAGCCAAAGTACATATACCctaaatttaatcaagagaagcaCTAATATATGGGCATGGGACCACAGCGTTCTTAAGATCTTATAAATCTCTCATCCTAGCTATTGTATAAACATTGTTCATTTAACAAGactaaaataaaagataatttatTAGATACAAGCTCACTTAAACATCCAAGATCAGCTCTCCTGCTATGCACTGTCACGTTCAACTAGTCTGGACTTTTCCTAGAacaaaagaacatgaagaaccttATGAAAAAGACCTTACTTTCTTACAAAAATGCAAAATGGAATTCACCATTAAATTAAAAGAAACTGTTGGGATATTCCCAACAAACCTTATACAATTTATCCATATGAACCTTCATTATGTAGAATGGCTCACTACTTATGAAAGTTATCAATAGCATTCAGACATATATAAGCCAACTGGAGGAAAGTGCAAACAAGACAGAACTTACTTTGCTTCACAATTAGGCCTACAGGAGTGACAGATTCTGCTTGCATAATTTGCTTTGTGCATAGCATCAACAACAACCAAATCATACCCATCACTATCACCCTATTAATATTAAATAGCCAAGTCAGCTGTTTGAATGACAGGAACCAAGCGAGAATGAGGTGTGAAAAGTGTGTTAACCAAAGAAAGCACCTTTGGCCTCTCCAaataaatgttataaaattcaggaGCTGGATCTTGACTATTTTTCTGTAAGGCCCTAATACCATCCTGCTTCTCAAACCATTTCCAAGCTGGATAGACCTGAAATATTAATGAAATTAAACATGTCAACCTGAGTAACAACATAGGTACAAATTCGTCACCCCAAAACTTCTTAGGAAGAAATTAAAACAAGACTAGTTTGTAAAAGTTGATAAAAGCAAAAGCAAACATAAAAGGTATATGAAGGAAAACAGCTGGAGACCCCCTTGGAAAACTCCACACATTTTTTTCAACAAGCATTAAGTTCTGCATATACATTACTTACCTTAACTACAGTGAAATAAAGAATAACTAACATGGTTCGCCTTACTGGTCTATACCGGTATATTGATTAGATGTTGATATGATACGTATCGAGCTGTACTGAACTGTACCAAGCATGCTGACACATGGTATATAAAGGTGTACCAATGTATCACCCCTATCGATCTCCTatcagaccggtatgtaccgcccgtaccaagcGATATATCACAGTACGGTGAACCTTGATAACTGCCAACTTTATCCTCCACAAAAAAAAATGGCGTTCAAGGAAACTTCCAACAAAATGATTCTCCATGGCCATACAAGTTttccaacatatctgaaccaacaTATGACTGATCTTGGTGTGAATAGTGATAATGCCCTAAACAAGGCTCAATGGTGACAAAGAATCTATGTAGAGAGCCCCAAAGAAGATTGTTGTTGTAGTACTTGAACCTAAAAAAGAACAATGTAAATCTTTCCAGAAGCTCCATATTCAGCTTCCAACAGCTATAAGATAGGAATATTCAAGCACAGAGTTAAGACTTTAGATCAAATAGGTATGTAAGATGACAATATGAGATGTTACTTCTCAATATAATAATCACATAAAACCTTTTGGTATAAGCTAAATATTCTTCAAGTATCCTGACATGGTAATTTAGCACAAAAACAGAAGACTATTACTGTGAACCATGAACAAACACAAACATATAAGCACGAAACACTATCAGACTAAAATGCACGAGTTACAGGCCAGCATTACAGCAATCTGAAAATTAACTAATGCCACATGAAAGGATttggaagaattattgaagactaAAGTTGAAACAGCAACAGTTCCTGTGAAGGTTTCAAGTCCCGGATATCAGATCCATACCTGTGCCGGAATGATACAGGTCCGGTATGTATCGATGTaacaaccaaggtatgcaatttcgaacggTACTGTCCGGTATGGgctgtacataccggtccgacagcatactagtacgcggaccgcctgctacCAGGCGGATCGTTTAAAAGcgccccgtatcggacgatacaggGTAATATCGGGcaataacgatcgaaatttcgaccgttcagGTCCGGCACAATTCGGTAactgtcgatttcgaccgttaccgcattgtaacaatgctacagtgctccaacggtcaaattgaccattggagccctttctcatagtatttaaacccttcttctcccctatttcactctattacattctcatactctcttaaactatctcaaactctttttttctcacatttgtgctctcctaaaTTCTACAAAAGAACACTCCATTACATTTTTatactctcctaaactctacaaactttttttttctcatatttgtgctcctctattcaaatgatttttctataaatatttcaatatttacataaggacaatccgtaatggactgaaatacgaaccttgcataaGATGTTCtttaaagcccgaaaaagatatgtgatactattcttacctaatttacattgattttgctaaacttatgatattactatatttatttctaacttaaaaactctatcctaactttttttttattttcaagtattttcggagggttcgtgtaccgctcgatacgcccTGGCATACCGCTCGATACACGGTATCGTACCataagccaacctcgaaacatctgtatggtacgatattgcataccttgataatAACACATAGGAAGCCATACGCTCAAGTGAAACAAAGATGGAAACGAGCTCGCAAGTTATGAGCCCTAGAAGGCATCGGGCCTTTAAAAGAAAACAACAACAAATCATCTACCATTAAGAAATAAAAGGGACCGGACAGCATCTCGGTTCATGCCTAGATCAGTGAGTACCAGTCGGTACAAAGCAGTCAAGAGGAAATTGAGTTTCCTATGTCAAGAATTACTAAGAAAAAAAGCATGTAAAAAGACTAAAGCAAACCATATGCTAATTTATCCATATAGTGACTTCAAATTTTGCTCCAGGACTGACCCAATTTTAGCTAATTTCTCTATCACCAAAAAAAGCAAGTGGAACAACCTACAGCATTAAGACAGTCATAGAACTGAATTGTAAGTTCCACATGAACCCCATCGGCCTATCCAATTGAAGAATGGGTGAGCTGATGAGGCAACACCAATTGTTGCTCTTTCATTTCCAAAAATCCAACTCAGGGCATCAAAGATGTGCATCAgcatgataaaatatattttatcatatttgtatctttcattttttttttctaaatttaaatTCTTAATCAACTTTTAGCCAATGCTAATTACGCCAACTTGCTTTGAAAATATAGTGCAGACAACGAATACCTGGTTACAAAACTCTTGGAGATCTCATTTCAAAACACCCAAAAATCTCTACCTCAAGAGCTTTATATTCTTGTATTTCTGATGTGATATTTGATTATTTTCTACATCCTCTTCTCTTACATATAGCTTTGGTATTCTtctgcatgttttgtattttttcCTCATATTCTTCCTCTTTTACAGCTTTCTTTATCATTTTCTTATTCCCCGCATGTTCTTTTTTCTATTCTGTTGTcactcaataagaaaggaggatcgGGATTCACCACCAAAAGAACATATATCTACTCAGAAAACTAGAAATTTCCAAGGAAAAGAAAATTGTAGAAAAAAAATAACTTATATATATCAACGAGTGTATGACAACAGAAGAAGatattgtaaaaaaaagaatCTAATTCAAACAATTTTGCTAATTAGATGGAAAAATTTTACATAACATCAGGAAGCAATTCGCCCAGGTAATTTGACTGCATGAAAGAAATCAACAGCCAATGCACAAATCCTAATAGTTCAGACAAAAATCTGATGACTGAAAAAGTTATGAAGAGCTGAAAGAACTAGCTATCGCATTTAACAGAAGGTATACACCAGCAAAATGACTTAAGCATATCAAGAGAAATATAACCAACAAAATCAAACAACAGACTAATTTCAAACATTAAGAAAAAGGTAAAGGTGACTGTTATAAAGTGGATTTAGCTTGGAACAGCTAAACAGGTAAAATAGTTATCACCAGCTTAATGATAGATAGGACAAATTGGTGAGAACAAAAAAGTATAAAGCATGAGATTGTATGTTATACTAGGATGacagaaatatataaataatgtgttagattaaaaaaaaataaagttaacAAAGGATAATCCAGTTGACAAGCCAAATTACAATTAAACAAAATGGATTTATGATGATCATTTACTTTCCCAAAACCTAACATGAAACCTGAAGGATAAGGTCTAAGGGAGACAACAAATAGCAAATACATCTGAGATGGAACAACCCAGATTAGCATCATGTCACCAATAGTACTACTACTACATGTTCTTTTgtgcagaaaaaaataaaatgatttgcaAAGGCAGAGACACAAGATGATATATACAAGTCTCTACCACCATGTATAAATGAAAAAATCACATAAGAAAATGGAACCATGTTACCTCTCCCAAAAACTCAACAACAAAATCATCTTGTTCGAAACCTTCTTGCTTGTTGCAGACAACTCCAAGCCCCTAATATAACATATGAAAGGAGCAAAATGAAGGATAAACAAACCAAATTGGCTTAGACAATGTAAGTAGTTTGTGCAGTAAAAAAACATACCTTTCTGTAAGCAACATAATTATCGTCAGGGCGACTCCGCATAGCCTTTAGGATGCCCTGGCACATTTTGATAGCTTGTCTGTCACCCACTTCCTCTGCATTCTTCAGCACTTCTTCAATAACGGGTTGCAAAGGATAAACCATTGGGGTATTACCGGTACCAGTAAAATGTCTGACTTGCTTATTCAATGTACGAAGAAGCGACTGACAAAGAAAACTCATGTAAAATCTGAATGCAACAAAGCAATAACAAAAAAGAGGACAACAGAAAAACATAAAAAGGCAAACTCCAGCATACCTCTTCTATGAATTTATGTCTATCTGCAAGGGGCCAGTCTGGTTCCTCTGGCATAGAATCCAGGAGGAGATTATGTGTATAAGGGTCTATTCCATACACTTCTTGCTCTAAAACTTCAACACCAAGCTTCTTCCTAGGTTTGTAGTCCTTGACCTCAGGAATTTCCATGTCTGACTCCTCGATACCACTCTTTTGTGCTAACAATTTTTCAGAATAATCATCAGGTAAAGCAACTTGCATCTTCCTTTGTACTTCCTCCTCATCTGCTACAATAAGATACTTGTCAATGACCTCATACTTTCTGGTAACTGGAGGAACCAGGCTTGCTTTTGTCATGCGAGCACCCCATTCACGGTCATCTGTCACCACTGACTCTGAGGACTCATCCATTTCCCCTTTTAAGTCCCACATTCCACTTCCTGAATGAATTTCCAAGTCGCTTTCTGTATCAGAAGCAGTACTCTCATCTTCACCTCTGTCATCCTCAGAGAAATCATTTCCATCATCTTCAGATGTTTCACTATCAGAAtccatctctctcttttttaatttAGAGAGACTCCTTTTAATTTCACGATCAAATGCATAGGCTCTATAATCTGTTCCTCCATTGGCATAAGATGTGTTGATACCCCTATTTATGCTCTTCTTTTCACTCAAAACTTTGCtttgtttctttttatatttAGATTCAGAAAAATATGATCCTGCTTCAGAACCGTCTTTTACTGCCTTAATCAATTCGTCTCCTTGAATAATCAACCTTGGGTTCTCCAATCTCTTCACTAGTTGAATGAAAGACATGATAATCTTCCTCCTATCTACAGCGTCACCCTGGCTTTTTGATCTGTAGAAGTATGCAAATTTTAGGTAAAAAATCAgtacaaaaatataaaagaaaagctCCAGAGGCACACATATGTAGCAACATGTTCTGTTAGCAACAGGATATCTACATTGACAAGAATCCCCTAGAGCTACTTTTAAAAGTGGGTGAAAATAAAATAGCAGAACTCCATAAACACAGTTCAACCGTCATTATAACTCATTAACAAATAATATGTTTCATTTCAAAGCCAAACATGTCATAAGAATCATTATCTTACTTAAACGCATCCCTGCACATTCGACTAATATCATCCTTGACAGAACTCAAGCCACGCCGAACATAATAACCACATCTCATCCTATCTTCGATTTTTGCAATCTGTAACATCAATTTAACATTAATGAGAACATATACAAGTCATTTTCACTAATAGCAGGTATTAAAAGTTTTATAATGAAAGACAAGAATTTAGGTAGTACTTTAGGCATAAAAAAATCAGACTTCTTTCCCTTCACAATGTCCTTCAAACTATTGGCAATAAACTCTTCCATCTTCTTATAACTGTTTTCAGACTTCCTGTGCAACCAATGCCGCATCTGTGCATCCCTTGACAGAAGTTCTGAGGACTTTCTAGCATCAAGTAACTTTGGTCGTTTGTAGAAGCCCTGCTTGAATTGGAGACTCGAAAAATCCTTCCTATCAATAGAATTCGACTCACTAATACCAAAATTTTCTAGATCGCCAGAATCATCTAGACAACCACTTAAGGACCTATAAGTTCTTGATATTAAGTAATTATTTTCTGTTATCTGCTTAAGGCTCCTTGTTTTTGAATAAGATTCCTCCTGATTTTTAGCTCCAAATGAACTTGATCTCTTTATCCAGTTTATATTTGGATATCTGAATTGTAATTCCTTAAATTGATTGCATCCTCTGATGTCGACATTAGCTATGTGCGGAAAGAGCTGAAGGATTCCTTCAAGAACACCAGCACTAACATTAAAGCACCCCTTTAAAACAAGAGACATAAGATTTTTCTTGCCATAACCACCCTGCAGAGCCAACTGAGATTAGTCACGTAACAAGCAAATAAATGTGTTAAGTGCAAGATACAAATGAAAATAAACCTACCATAAGACTTTGCAATACAGTATCAGTACATTTTGGTCCAACTGAGGACAAATCAACATGTCTGCATATACTCCTGTAGAAGTTAACTGACGCATTCCAGTGTTTACAAGTAGTAGCAGAGGAGAGAAGTGACTTCATATCACCTTTTAGAAAATGAAAGACCCTTGCTAGAATGTGACCATTCAACAGACCCCAGCTTCCATTCTCCGTCTGAGACGTAGCATTATCCTGAAAAATATCAGCCTCACTACATAAGTCTTCGAACGACCAATCATTCTTCTCATTGGATAGCAAAGCGTCTTCCATTTCAGAGTCCTCATCACTTTCATCAAcaagaaatcttgatctttttccttCACGATATATCCCATCCTCTGCATAAGGGCAGAAAACTAAGCATAAGAAATCAGAGAAACAGATATCACATAAAGTGATGTTCTTAGGTGCAGATAATTAAGGCCACTCGAATATGGTGCTGCAGAAAAACTGGACACCTATTCAAATGACAAACCATAGAATTTGGCAGGACTCAGGAGTAcattaatttgatgatatacatacatatgtatgtatatatatatatatatatatatatatatgtatatatatatgtatatatatataaatatatacatatacatatatatacatatatacatatatatatatatatatatatatatatatatgaattgcccTCCTTAATATATGTCTGCATATTCATGTGTATTATTAGCTTATATACATATAAGTATATTTGCAAATGCTTATTGGTGATACCCCCTGAGATTATTCAAATGTGCAGTATCTTTTCACAGCCAAAATGAAGGGGGCCTCGTTTCCTACACTAGTGATCAGTCTAAACTTTATGCTCAGGTGCATGTCAAACAATCATTCAGTACAAGCATTTCCAAGAAACTTCCTAGGTGGTAAAGGCATATAGAAAAGTGCAACAGAAGATGACAGCATGCTTTTCCATTAGAATGAAAACAAGAATCGAGAAACAAACCCGAGTTCCAGATATTGCTCACTGACAAATCGTGAGATAAAACAGCAGAGCTTTTTGTGATGGATGAGTTAAATGGAAAATGTTTATCCATttccttctttggttgcttcgcaTTAATCCATGGATCCAAAACCTCACTTATAACAGCAGCAAACTCCCGGTTCTTATATGACCTCATGACAAGTTCATGTAGCTTTCCACGTGTATAGCCAATAAATTGAGGGTACAAGCTGTGAAATGAATGAGAAGCAGTACTCATGTTGTTACATGACAACTGCACAAGGGAAGATGAAGAAAATCTTGCAGTGGATGTCCTTGCTTCTTCTTCAGAGTTGACAGCTTCAGAAGACTTCAATTTCATGGTAATGGGAAGCCAAGTATTATCATTCTTCCGGAAAACACTGCTCTGCTCTAGGATAGCACCTTTACCTACTAACTCTTGCAACTCCAAATATGATAATGGTCCATGTTCATAACCAGCACCATCTAAATAGAACCAATCGCCCAGATCTACAGATAATTCATCAATAGTGCATATATGATCCTTTGGAATATTGAGTATAGTCCGGCATCTTTGCAAACTCTGAAAGTCATGTTCATGGAGCTTCCTTGAACGAGAGGAACCTTCATGAAGAGAATTCCTGTCACTACTAGAGTGAGACCTTGAAGATTTTGAAACATGCCGCTCACTGGTTTTGACTTTCATATGAGGTTCTATAGAACCTTGATCTTTCACAACACATGCATTAATCCGGACCACAGGTAGAATCGTACCCTTCACACCCCTAAGGGACAATGGCTTGGTTTGTGCTGATCTGCTAGCAACAGCACTTTTGCTTGGATCACTGGTGCTATCAGTATTATCATCTATTGACGAGAAAGCCCAAAGGGGCAGATCAAGCCTTTTGCTGCGGGAAGGATAGTAAAGATCATCTTTCCTGTGCCAACGGGGATCCTCGTGCCCAGATTTTGACATTTGACAAAGAGGATAGCTTTCATTGATGACAAGTTTCCGTCTATAAGATTTATCTTGACCAACCTCATCATTTCTCTTCCAGTCGCCACCTTTGCAAGACCACCTGCCAACAAACCAATCACTTGAACCACCACTAGGACCAGCATAATCCTTCGCAGAAGTTGCAAAAACCGGTTTAATTTCACTGCTTTCTGTTGAGAAACCTTTAAAAACTCCACCAAATCCCTCCTCTCTTGGATATATGGATGGTGTTTGAGCTTTAAATCTTGAGAAACCTGCAAAAACACATAGAGATTAGAAAAACCATTAGTTGcagcataaaaaagaaaatgtcaaAATGGAGCACACACCTGCTTCTCATAGTCTGTAAATCATTTATGTCAATTAATATTACAAGGATCAAAGAAACGAAAAAAGGAAGCAAACAATAGCAGACTGAATTTCTTCAAACATAAGGGACAACCTCAAACGAAAAAGATTACATATTTGATCCATTTTCAATATCAGTCTTCCCCTTTCTTTTCAGGATCTACATCcatatttcttttatatatattctGATTCTAATTTGTGGCAATTAAGGAAGAAGTTAAAAATAGAGCGAATCCAAACTGACCAatgaaattgaaaaaaaaacacacacacacacacactaagaAGGCTGACAAATCAGAAGCTTTTTCTTTTCTGGAATCCATGCTCCATATTTCACATGTGAAATCCATGAAATGTACCCATTGGaataagaagagaaagaaaaaagttgAAAACAAAGGTTTAAAACAACCCAATGAAGAAATTGACCATTGCCCAGAAAAGATAAAGTGGAGGCAGGATAATCTAATCACTAGCTAACTTCCGTAACTCATATCACACACATGCCAAAATGAACTAAATTCATTTGAATAAGATAAACAAGGAATGCTACAAAATTTAAGAAAAGGATCACAAACAAATTTCCACACCAAAGGAAAGACAAATTAAAGGCTATGTAACAGATAATGTAATAAGGACAAAAAGTTTAGGGTGAAACCACAATAGAGGgagggagagaaagagaggataAAATATATGAAAACAAAAGGACAAACAGCTCAAGGTAAAACCACGTCACATAGAACGAAAAAAAGAgacaagtagagagagagagagagagagagaggtcttgCATGCATGTTTTTATATTTattgaaaaagagggaggaggaatttTCTGTACCTTCAGATTGACCCCACTTTTCCCAATCTGCATGTTCAAATGTTGTATTCAGTGCTTCTGCAAGATTGTAAATGCCAACCAAGAAAAGGTTAATCATTGACATAAAACCTTGGGAGTATATAGAAATGCAATCAGATGAAATATGCTACAAGCTTTTTACACCATTCTGGTTTGGGCCTCATTTAGGTAGGATCTGGATCCTAACATGGGCCAAGAACAGCCCTACTGTTGCTCTAACAGAAGGTCCAGTAAAAGATCAAGAAACACAAAATCAACAAAATTACCTCC
The window above is part of the Musa acuminata AAA Group cultivar baxijiao chromosome BXJ2-6, Cavendish_Baxijiao_AAA, whole genome shotgun sequence genome. Proteins encoded here:
- the LOC103988177 gene encoding histone-lysine N-methyltransferase ATXR3 isoform X2 gives rise to the protein MGEGGVACAPSQHIMERFPIPESLCGGKGVLASNPFGAEKKTRNGERGDEVKREDELGAEIGLELDRRAKKGELERHRKGELEEGELHNGELEKGELRNGEFEKGESAPKKWRKSEVEVGDRRRRDEAEKGEIISDRRNRRELERGEFVPDKWKRWQDLEKSQNQSTRGRRVDSEKGDVTERSLKNSQQSSLEDSHRRNVRRPCDSDHRKRSSSSRLDGNVHERDAKKSLRVSEVEPGEIKHDNSNGRSRDREGKVGRWHKWQAIESESSNHKHHFDLSDQSGSRTHRKSEEIGRSTNPERSHRNESSSTSKVPSSSRYSSSRYDDPSFSSRGSHDRQGRSPGHSERSPKERSHHADHRDRSPRRLERSPHEKSHHSDHRDHTPSRFNRSPRQRARHHDHQDRTPAHLERSPHDKRHSADHRESNKKSQGSEKQQSSRHDERLGRKEYSEKDFLKNKPSRSSCDRSTIDRLDKEKRFQSSSRHSSETPPPPPPPVLPPPPLLPAPPPPPSPPLGVIEEPSMEEDMDISDTPPRDPITSDFDAGKWFYLDHCGIEQGPSKLVDLRRLVDEGVLLSDHLIKHADSDRWVTVENAASPLVPLNLPSIVSDVVTQTASPPEAPGNLLVDAGIICQETSSSMLLQKEAVKGQSPVIAECLEDYHIDERVETLLGGYTIVGGKELEIIGEALNTTFEHADWEKWGQSEGFSRFKAQTPSIYPREEGFGGVFKGFSTESSEIKPVFATSAKDYAGPSGGSSDWFVGRWSCKGGDWKRNDEVGQDKSYRRKLVINESYPLCQMSKSGHEDPRWHRKDDLYYPSRSKRLDLPLWAFSSIDDNTDSTSDPSKSAVASRSAQTKPLSLRGVKGTILPVVRINACVVKDQGSIEPHMKVKTSERHVSKSSRSHSSSDRNSLHEGSSRSRKLHEHDFQSLQRCRTILNIPKDHICTIDELSVDLGDWFYLDGAGYEHGPLSYLELQELVGKGAILEQSSVFRKNDNTWLPITMKLKSSEAVNSEEEARTSTARFSSSSLVQLSCNNMSTASHSFHSLYPQFIGYTRGKLHELVMRSYKNREFAAVISEVLDPWINAKQPKKEMDKHFPFNSSITKSSAVLSHDLSVSNIWNSEDGIYREGKRSRFLVDESDEDSEMEDALLSNEKNDWSFEDLCSEADIFQDNATSQTENGSWGLLNGHILARVFHFLKGDMKSLLSSATTCKHWNASVNFYRSICRHVDLSSVGPKCTDTVLQSLMGGYGKKNLMSLVLKGCFNVSAGVLEGILQLFPHIANVDIRGCNQFKELQFRYPNINWIKRSSSFGAKNQEESYSKTRSLKQITENNYLISRTYRSLSGCLDDSGDLENFGISESNSIDRKDFSSLQFKQGFYKRPKLLDARKSSELLSRDAQMRHWLHRKSENSYKKMEEFIANSLKDIVKGKKSDFFMPKIAKIEDRMRCGYYVRRGLSSVKDDISRMCRDAFKSKSQGDAVDRRKIIMSFIQLVKRLENPRLIIQGDELIKAVKDGSEAGSYFSESKYKKKQSKVLSEKKSINRGINTSYANGGTDYRAYAFDREIKRSLSKLKKREMDSDSETSEDDGNDFSEDDRGEDESTASDTESDLEIHSGSGMWDLKGEMDESSESVVTDDREWGARMTKASLVPPVTRKYEVIDKYLIVADEEEVQRKMQVALPDDYSEKLLAQKSGIEESDMEIPEVKDYKPRKKLGVEVLEQEVYGIDPYTHNLLLDSMPEEPDWPLADRHKFIEESLLRTLNKQVRHFTGTGNTPMVYPLQPVIEEVLKNAEEVGDRQAIKMCQGILKAMRSRPDDNYVAYRKGLGVVCNKQEGFEQDDFVVEFLGEVYPAWKWFEKQDGIRALQKNSQDPAPEFYNIYLERPKGDSDGYDLVVVDAMHKANYASRICHSCRPNCEAKVTAVDGQYQIGIYSLLPIGYGEEITFDYNSVTESKEEYEASVCLCGSQVCRGSYLNLSGEGAFEKVLKDCHGVLDRHKLILEACEANFVSQDDYIDLGRAGLGTCLLAGLPDWLVAYSAHLVRFINFERTKLPDEILRHNLEEKRKFFSDICLEVEKNDAEVQAEGVYNARLQNIALTLDKVRYVMRCMFGDPKKAPPPVEKLTAEGVVSVLWKGEGSLVEDLLHSMAPHVEADLLSDLKSKIQAHDPSGSSNIQTELRKSLLWLRDELRNLPCTYKCRHDAAADLIHIYAYTKVFFKIREYKSFKSPPVYISPLDLGPKYADKMGSGFQEYCKTYVSEAVARTCLWSKNHEIYVVTNGKRAPKAVAQRSYMAIQEQPKNFWQSNAGRCS